In the genome of Sulfurovum xiamenensis, one region contains:
- a CDS encoding FtsK/SpoIIIE family DNA translocase: MKITIIITAILFIYAAFSTIFHETALVGDIGKTIGDTNLYLFGYLAYINFFVLFYPLFKLYSDPRVRKNIDFYLGWILFFISLILFSALVLEGQDRGFIGTQIVEFLYPLIGKAGLWLFWLMIMALSLVFIIDDEFDFSRFKMKRSEVSFSFAWIGSMFSILGRVLKKIFKNPFASPSLEDEMMPVMDVAEEKPKRTREKRQPDTKKVVTKTESETVHALDESDDPVLNEILELEHEMETSLSTEKTAAGKSHVEIINELEENSKLMEQIDKGKVVKPKNFKLPKLDFLQKAPKTTKKVNEAEIDRKIEELLAKLQQFNVDGDVVRTYSGPLVTTFEFKPAPNVKVSKILNLQDDLAMALSAETIRIQAPIPGRDVVGIEIPNETVDTIYLREILESDLFKNSSSPLTVALGKDIVGKPFITDIKKLPHLLIAGTTGSGKSVGINAMILSLLYRNDPDQLKLMLIDPKMLEFSIYNDIPHLITPVITEPKKAIAALANMVTEMERRYKLMAENRTKNIDNYNEKVKADGSAEPFPFIVIVIDELADLMMNGGKEVEYSIARLAQMARASGIHLIVATQRPSVDVVTGLIKANLPSRLSYRVGQRIDSKVILDAMGAESLLGRGDGLFTPPGATGLVRLHAPWNKEEEIEEIVEFLKAQREPEYDESYLVAGGVSASEGEEGDIDLDPLYEEAKSVVLTDKKTSISYLQRKLQIGYNRSANIIEQLEAMGVLSAPNAKGNREIV, encoded by the coding sequence TTGAAAATCACAATTATTATTACGGCTATACTTTTTATCTATGCTGCATTTTCTACTATCTTTCATGAAACAGCATTGGTGGGTGATATCGGGAAAACAATAGGAGATACCAATCTCTATCTATTTGGCTACCTAGCTTATATCAATTTTTTTGTTTTATTTTATCCTCTCTTTAAACTTTACAGTGATCCTCGTGTAAGAAAAAATATCGATTTTTATTTAGGATGGATACTCTTTTTCATCTCCTTGATCCTCTTTAGCGCATTGGTACTGGAAGGTCAGGACAGAGGTTTTATAGGTACACAGATCGTGGAATTCCTGTACCCGCTCATCGGTAAAGCAGGGCTCTGGCTCTTTTGGTTGATGATCATGGCCCTCTCTTTGGTATTCATTATCGATGATGAGTTCGATTTCTCCCGATTTAAAATGAAAAGATCTGAGGTTTCATTCTCTTTTGCATGGATAGGAAGTATGTTCTCTATACTGGGAAGAGTCTTGAAGAAGATATTTAAAAACCCTTTTGCTTCACCGTCTCTTGAAGATGAAATGATGCCTGTAATGGATGTAGCTGAAGAAAAGCCAAAGAGAACACGTGAAAAAAGACAACCGGATACCAAAAAAGTTGTAACGAAGACAGAATCAGAGACAGTACATGCATTGGATGAATCGGATGATCCTGTGCTTAATGAAATACTCGAACTTGAACATGAGATGGAAACGAGTCTTTCCACAGAAAAAACTGCCGCAGGCAAGTCCCATGTAGAGATTATCAATGAACTGGAAGAAAACTCCAAACTTATGGAACAGATAGATAAAGGAAAAGTCGTCAAGCCTAAAAATTTCAAACTGCCTAAACTGGATTTTTTGCAAAAAGCACCTAAAACGACAAAAAAGGTCAATGAGGCAGAAATTGACAGAAAGATAGAGGAGCTACTTGCAAAGCTGCAGCAATTTAACGTAGATGGTGATGTTGTACGTACCTACAGTGGTCCTTTGGTAACAACCTTTGAATTCAAACCGGCTCCCAATGTTAAAGTTTCTAAGATCTTAAACCTTCAGGATGACCTTGCGATGGCACTTTCAGCTGAAACGATCCGTATACAGGCACCAATACCTGGGCGTGATGTTGTCGGGATAGAGATACCAAATGAAACAGTAGATACGATCTATCTTCGTGAGATACTTGAGAGTGATCTGTTTAAAAATTCCAGCTCACCTTTAACGGTCGCTTTAGGTAAAGATATTGTAGGTAAGCCGTTTATCACAGACATTAAAAAACTTCCACACCTGCTTATAGCAGGAACCACGGGATCGGGTAAATCTGTAGGTATCAATGCGATGATCCTCTCTTTGCTTTATAGGAATGATCCCGATCAGTTGAAGCTGATGCTTATTGACCCTAAGATGCTTGAGTTTTCGATCTATAATGATATACCGCATTTGATCACACCGGTCATCACTGAACCGAAAAAGGCGATCGCAGCACTGGCAAACATGGTAACAGAGATGGAACGTCGTTATAAACTGATGGCAGAGAATCGTACAAAAAATATAGACAATTACAATGAAAAAGTAAAAGCTGACGGTTCTGCAGAGCCTTTCCCTTTTATTGTGATTGTCATAGATGAGCTGGCTGACTTAATGATGAATGGTGGTAAAGAAGTAGAGTATTCTATTGCACGACTTGCTCAGATGGCAAGAGCCAGTGGTATACACCTTATCGTTGCAACGCAGAGGCCAAGTGTGGATGTTGTGACAGGACTCATCAAAGCCAATCTTCCATCCAGGCTAAGTTACCGTGTTGGCCAACGTATAGATTCTAAAGTGATCCTGGATGCTATGGGTGCGGAAAGTCTACTGGGACGCGGTGATGGTCTCTTTACGCCTCCTGGTGCTACAGGACTGGTACGTTTACATGCACCATGGAATAAAGAAGAAGAGATAGAAGAGATCGTTGAATTCCTTAAAGCCCAACGTGAACCTGAATATGATGAAAGTTACTTAGTGGCGGGTGGTGTCAGTGCAAGTGAAGGCGAGGAGGGTGATATAGATCTTGATCCTCTCTATGAAGAAGCGAAATCAGTGGTATTGACAGACAAAAAAACATCTATCTCCTACCTACAGCGAAAACTACAGATCGGCTATAACCGTTCTGCAAACATTATTGAACAGCTTGAAGCGATGGGTGTATTGAGTGCACCAAACGCAAAAGGTAACAGAGAAATCGTCTAA
- a CDS encoding NAD(P)/FAD-dependent oxidoreductase, translating to MKRVVVIGGGYGGLRAIEKLSKYQDIAIILIDKNPYHYLQTEAYGYIAGQFDMHDVAIDLQNWCEGFKERVTFIHKEATSIDFEQKKVHLDGRDLFYDYLIIATGAKTNFFSFIEGLRENSYGVKNLERAHNFRIKFENIIYKKLQHEEDSREGKLNIAVGGAGLSGVEVAAEMAYVLDSYSKTIGDTAKEIHIYLIDASDTILPGMGQYSIDNTKKRLEALGVKILTSTFINTVDATYVHFRSGEKLPYSFMIFTGGIKASSLNDTIDNEKNSINQLITTPELNVQGQKDVFAIGDCVEIKDAKGNILPPTAQIAEKSAEYVAKTIRQRIDGVESKPFDADVSGVFIALGGKYAVGEMFKYIKVKGYVAYVLKKAITHAYYLGLRLRINTGFKNRNR from the coding sequence ATGAAAAGAGTAGTGGTGATCGGTGGAGGATATGGTGGACTGAGAGCTATCGAAAAACTATCTAAATATCAAGATATAGCTATCATACTGATCGATAAAAATCCCTATCATTATCTACAAACTGAGGCGTATGGCTATATCGCAGGCCAATTTGATATGCATGACGTTGCGATCGATCTGCAGAATTGGTGTGAAGGATTTAAAGAGAGGGTAACATTCATCCATAAAGAAGCTACTTCTATTGATTTTGAGCAGAAGAAGGTACACTTGGATGGGAGAGATCTCTTTTATGATTATCTCATCATTGCTACAGGCGCAAAAACAAACTTCTTTTCATTTATTGAGGGATTAAGAGAAAACAGTTATGGTGTCAAAAATCTGGAGAGAGCACACAATTTTAGAATAAAGTTTGAAAATATTATCTACAAAAAATTGCAGCATGAAGAGGATTCTAGAGAAGGGAAACTCAATATTGCTGTTGGAGGCGCGGGACTTAGTGGCGTGGAAGTCGCTGCTGAGATGGCTTATGTGTTGGACAGTTACAGTAAAACGATCGGAGATACAGCCAAAGAGATACATATTTATCTCATAGATGCAAGTGATACCATACTCCCAGGTATGGGACAATACAGTATTGACAATACCAAAAAGAGATTGGAGGCACTGGGTGTCAAGATTCTCACAAGTACTTTTATCAACACGGTTGACGCTACATACGTACACTTTAGAAGTGGTGAAAAACTGCCCTATAGTTTCATGATCTTCACGGGTGGGATCAAAGCATCATCACTCAATGATACGATCGATAATGAGAAAAATAGTATCAATCAACTGATTACCACTCCAGAGCTTAATGTTCAAGGTCAAAAAGATGTCTTTGCCATAGGGGACTGTGTGGAGATAAAAGACGCAAAAGGTAACATTTTGCCTCCCACAGCACAGATTGCCGAAAAAAGTGCAGAGTATGTGGCAAAAACCATTAGACAACGCATAGACGGTGTGGAATCCAAGCCATTTGATGCTGATGTCTCGGGTGTTTTTATCGCATTGGGTGGAAAGTATGCAGTAGGTGAAATGTTCAAGTATATCAAAGTGAAAGGGTATGTTGCATATGTACTTAAAAAAGCGATCACACATGCATATTATCTGGGACTGCGCTTGCGTATCAATACAGGATTTAAAAATCGTAACAGATAG
- a CDS encoding SH3 domain-containing protein — translation MDNSFKKLAEKMSSITTPTIQLGDTIKAISLDFKALNDAMNLSKSYGNTFTEITQYNKSINKQLQDTIKAISLDYTVLNDAMNLSKSYGNTFAEVTQFSKSINEQLQDTIKTMSLDFKALNDAMNLSMSYKDIFDTFTDLTYKNVFEEIRTITEFEIVQEIKIEENESQILFFTGDDKKERLDKFVIDQIIQIIPKIDVEKYKNLSPTTQKLITAVIMMFLPALYFYSSVYFEAYKNLEIEKAENNIQAFLEKNATKIDTDKVRKIKKIPQIENLNLINKDSHRFITVDGLRVRSEPSIKAQIIDHLNQGKIVEIVDKDKSWTKVIYEVDDSTIQGWIFTRYTKKFD, via the coding sequence TTGGATAATTCATTCAAGAAATTAGCAGAAAAAATGTCCTCTATTACTACACCAACTATACAATTAGGAGATACGATCAAAGCTATATCATTGGACTTCAAAGCTCTTAATGATGCTATGAATTTATCTAAATCATATGGTAATACTTTTACTGAAATCACACAATATAATAAGTCTATAAATAAACAGCTCCAAGACACGATCAAAGCTATATCATTAGACTACACAGTCCTTAATGATGCTATGAATTTGTCTAAGTCATATGGTAATACTTTTGCTGAAGTCACACAATTTAGTAAGTCTATAAATGAACAGCTCCAAGACACAATCAAAACTATGTCATTAGACTTCAAAGCTCTCAATGATGCTATGAATTTATCGATGTCATATAAAGACATTTTTGATACTTTTACGGATTTAACATATAAAAATGTATTTGAAGAGATACGTACTATCACAGAATTTGAAATAGTACAAGAAATAAAAATAGAAGAAAATGAAAGTCAAATTCTTTTCTTCACGGGAGATGATAAAAAAGAAAGACTCGATAAATTTGTAATCGACCAAATTATTCAAATCATTCCTAAAATTGATGTTGAAAAATACAAAAATTTATCGCCTACTACTCAGAAACTTATAACTGCTGTCATTATGATGTTCCTTCCAGCATTATATTTTTATTCATCAGTCTATTTTGAGGCATATAAAAATCTCGAAATAGAAAAGGCTGAAAATAATATCCAAGCTTTTTTAGAAAAGAATGCGACCAAGATTGACACAGATAAAGTTAGAAAAATTAAAAAAATACCTCAAATCGAAAACCTAAATTTAATTAATAAAGATAGTCATAGATTTATCACAGTTGATGGTTTACGTGTCAGATCTGAACCATCAATAAAAGCACAGATCATTGATCACTTAAATCAAGGTAAAATCGTTGAAATAGTTGATAAAGATAAAAGCTGGACTAAGGTTATCTATGAAGTAGACGATTCTACAATTCAAGGGTGGATCTTTACACGTTATACTAAAAAATTTGATTAA
- a CDS encoding DUF4238 domain-containing protein produces MSSITRDNHYVPQWYQRGFLFNRSDKLHYLDLHPEKKILANARTIFMNEYSMRHPSTSFYGTDLYTTYFGKFINDEIERKLFGEIDNNGARAIKGFVSNDPIQWHTHFENLFDFIDAQKIRTPKGLDWIAKHYPKLHQNELMLEMQKIRQMHKTIWAQGVREIVSAENANIKFIISDHPITVYNHFYPPEHEKCKYPDDPEIALIGTQTIFPLDMNHCLILTNYEYAENPKGSDPKKRRKNARYFGEGMVRTDNFISSRFLDDIDVQKINLIIKSRAHRYIAAAKKEWLDPEHKIKNDWSELGEPLLPPKNELGRFGGEMFIGYENGTTHYQDAFGRTKPANDFHKRKVPNKISVNDPCGCGSGKKYKQCCRNKKISQRPSWDEISIRERNLILANGIIDILGLSKGKTWDDIRKELNNEQVKEIHELYSFLWPLDTDIVSLLPKPDNSLRVLYSGIIDPRVINETVISLTLYFDEVIIQNPMMHPDFVNPKFSPVLNPHQFKEQTLKNVYLLINLLPFIDSGYINFIPDPSIFDSHLLKELLSISEKKASLLSEDEVVKSKDAQLSEFLAKDSYERTIYAASKDQQKSFISQTLADATEEEVSAILDIYDQKKQQDPFALLQNDIYEGNEGQIMTLNMSPNFESSMFLSQVTGSIFLTSSDTRWKEVLASQHKESGITIYQWSDLTDCITNNEYIFNANPENILRFKEQGKLSSIRNVHKKIYSAIQKEEPTYGHKVQIAKIKKEYRTVQIKASSELSEVKEYNFPCKLHCIAPYGGIENNNVQRLLLTSNADNFLKNVPMAIYAEFNLKKV; encoded by the coding sequence ATGAGTTCTATAACACGTGATAATCACTATGTTCCTCAATGGTATCAAAGAGGATTTTTATTTAATAGATCAGATAAATTACATTATTTAGATCTTCATCCTGAAAAAAAGATACTTGCCAATGCTAGAACTATATTTATGAACGAATATAGTATGAGACATCCTTCTACAAGCTTTTATGGAACAGACTTATACACAACATATTTTGGTAAATTTATAAATGATGAAATAGAAAGAAAGTTATTTGGTGAGATTGATAATAATGGGGCAAGAGCAATAAAAGGTTTTGTTAGTAACGACCCTATTCAATGGCATACGCACTTTGAAAACTTATTTGACTTCATTGATGCCCAAAAAATTAGAACCCCGAAAGGCCTGGATTGGATAGCGAAACACTATCCAAAACTGCATCAAAATGAATTAATGCTAGAAATGCAAAAAATTAGACAAATGCATAAAACAATATGGGCACAAGGCGTAAGGGAAATTGTATCTGCAGAAAATGCAAATATTAAATTTATTATTTCTGATCATCCAATTACGGTCTATAATCACTTTTATCCACCTGAACATGAAAAATGCAAATATCCCGATGATCCAGAAATAGCATTAATAGGAACACAAACAATCTTTCCTCTGGACATGAATCATTGTCTGATTTTGACTAATTATGAATATGCTGAAAACCCTAAAGGTTCAGATCCTAAAAAAAGACGTAAAAATGCCAGATATTTTGGTGAAGGAATGGTGCGTACGGATAATTTTATCAGCTCTCGCTTTTTAGATGATATTGATGTTCAAAAGATTAATCTAATTATTAAATCAAGGGCGCATAGATACATCGCCGCAGCAAAGAAAGAATGGTTAGACCCTGAACATAAAATAAAAAATGATTGGTCAGAATTAGGAGAACCTCTTCTCCCTCCCAAAAATGAACTTGGACGTTTTGGTGGAGAAATGTTTATTGGATATGAAAATGGGACAACACATTATCAAGATGCATTTGGGCGAACTAAACCTGCAAATGATTTTCATAAACGAAAGGTACCAAATAAGATATCTGTAAATGATCCGTGTGGATGTGGAAGTGGGAAAAAATATAAACAATGTTGTAGAAATAAAAAAATATCACAACGACCATCATGGGATGAAATAAGTATCAGAGAACGTAATCTAATACTTGCTAATGGTATCATTGATATTTTAGGACTTTCAAAAGGTAAAACGTGGGATGATATTCGAAAAGAATTAAATAATGAACAAGTAAAAGAGATACATGAATTATATAGCTTCCTATGGCCATTAGATACTGATATAGTAAGTTTACTACCGAAACCAGATAACTCACTAAGAGTATTATATTCAGGCATTATCGATCCAAGAGTTATCAATGAGACAGTAATTAGTTTAACGCTATATTTTGATGAAGTTATTATTCAAAATCCTATGATGCATCCAGACTTTGTCAATCCCAAGTTTAGTCCGGTATTGAATCCTCATCAATTTAAAGAACAGACACTAAAAAATGTATATTTACTGATAAACTTACTTCCATTTATTGATAGTGGATATATTAATTTTATTCCAGATCCTAGTATTTTTGACAGTCACTTATTAAAAGAATTACTAAGTATAAGTGAGAAAAAAGCTTCATTACTTTCAGAGGATGAAGTTGTAAAATCAAAAGATGCACAGTTATCAGAGTTTCTTGCTAAAGACAGTTATGAACGAACAATTTATGCTGCATCCAAGGATCAACAAAAAAGTTTCATATCTCAAACTTTGGCAGACGCAACAGAAGAAGAAGTCAGTGCTATTCTTGATATTTACGATCAAAAAAAGCAACAGGACCCATTTGCATTATTGCAAAATGACATTTATGAAGGGAATGAAGGACAAATAATGACACTAAATATGAGTCCTAACTTTGAATCTTCAATGTTTTTATCTCAAGTAACGGGATCCATATTCTTAACAAGCAGTGATACACGTTGGAAAGAAGTCCTTGCATCTCAACATAAAGAGAGTGGTATAACAATTTACCAATGGAGTGATCTTACCGACTGCATTACAAATAATGAATATATTTTTAATGCAAATCCAGAAAATATATTAAGGTTTAAAGAACAAGGAAAGTTATCATCCATAAGAAATGTTCATAAAAAAATATATTCTGCAATCCAAAAAGAGGAACCAACATATGGTCATAAAGTACAGATAGCTAAAATTAAAAAAGAATATAGAACTGTTCAAATCAAAGCCTCATCAGAGCTTAGTGAAGTAAAAGAATATAACTTTCCTTGTAAACTTCATTGTATAGCTCCATATGGAGGAATTGAGAATAATAATGTACAAAGACTTTTACTCACTTCTAATGCAGATAATTTTTTAAAAAATGTACCTATGGCAATTTATGCCGAGTTCAACTTAAAAAAAGTATAA
- a CDS encoding recombinase family protein — protein MIIGYARVSSTGQNLDSQIEALKEAGCEKIFMEKKSGKQFENREELQNAIDFVRSGDTFIVTRLDRCSRNVKDLHQIIDVLNQKDVAFKATQQEVDTSTSTGRLMIGLLSIVAAFENDLRAERQADGIASAKKRGVKFGRSSKLTDEDVLNIIDLQNNTDMTNQDIANQFGIARSTLLRYVAQYQT, from the coding sequence ATGATTATAGGATATGCAAGAGTTTCAAGTACAGGACAGAACCTAGATAGTCAGATTGAAGCATTGAAAGAAGCTGGCTGTGAGAAAATATTCATGGAGAAAAAGAGCGGTAAGCAATTTGAGAACAGAGAAGAGTTGCAAAATGCGATAGATTTTGTAAGAAGCGGTGATACCTTCATTGTAACAAGACTAGATAGATGTTCTCGAAATGTTAAAGACTTACATCAAATTATAGATGTACTAAACCAGAAAGATGTGGCCTTTAAAGCAACACAGCAAGAAGTAGATACTTCAACTTCTACAGGTAGATTGATGATAGGGTTACTGAGTATTGTGGCTGCTTTTGAAAATGACTTAAGAGCAGAAAGGCAAGCTGATGGAATTGCTTCTGCTAAAAAGCGTGGAGTGAAATTTGGAAGATCATCAAAACTAACAGATGAAGATGTATTAAACATAATTGATTTGCAAAATAATACTGATATGACTAATCAAGATATCGCTAATCAATTTGGTATAGCACGTAGTACTTTATTGAGATATGTTGCACAATATCAAACCTAA
- a CDS encoding DEAD/DEAH box helicase family protein — MIGVTFTDPKDKGRLSTVPLAIKQHKIFRTSAEVIDFFYNSDFNTFFSSDIDISQLPKIQMFKQGADKEKYITQDDIKDEGASVIALDFDRHSLITGAATNTDASAGLAELSKEFGTLLYAESKSAGELFKGRIFIFLNKRHNKKVFQKYLELWLYHKYDSGYIISWHLDNAPYFLGWNSLNGCHVRHEYVDAVSFNDSHKLNIYDKSTMKIYHGGALVWTAGYADPEINICSTDINHRLQKYGKANDLILPTKWNHNGCIPVNDLLSDEEKKEVIERAKVSKKGLLRVVGKTDTEISKLSTREIFETASRLVKDGEYPLDGLLRRSDGMIKTAREFVTIYKNGESANFAYEPNHRAETGYLYMKGGKLFDYQGGNTTLINLVDIKGFERKEIDYEGQYLPKVYKDEVGLIEFAEAPTGGGKSYNSSYKPDTIFLVPKRALGHNLSSMNGFVYIGSTGDKNVSIKRMQDIPEDKKDCTIVMTYDKFAWLHAESSMTDYKLIIDEAPNLLKSEYDKYTKLREELIADIFDGLFTHVKFISADPFYYENFEYFVENGAVKWSDIEVRAFIPKKDKEIVFEATTGFTSEEYADLANQRTIVYCNDKSKGKQWAERIGGELIYAGGDIDADMIDRNPDKNYVFTSVIREGFSFTSHVDNMIIDARTNTVCGVNTVIQAASRARTKASKYRLVHSLKEKEHTQFMARFCDIKLYIELGEVFYEANGYTLDERKVIKYLELYSNINKAIDNNNDYLSILSLVGCRIEQVEKLEQRDINFMAQNLARAGYGLVMNPKAKVEKFEKGSSDSEKPTLDDIKIRNGKEAYDSFTDKHGGEFTVRQFTNFVYGLYKGKNKKRPTLLAAWDFYTKVGIKVEVIDANGNAVKMYATKKNIPPKCKVRIEDIDAFFGRSSLVPPPEPMFL, encoded by the coding sequence ATGATCGGAGTAACTTTTACAGATCCTAAGGATAAGGGTAGATTGAGCACTGTTCCTTTGGCTATAAAACAACATAAAATTTTTAGAACTTCTGCGGAGGTTATCGACTTCTTCTATAATAGTGACTTTAATACTTTCTTCTCTAGCGATATTGATATATCACAACTCCCTAAAATTCAAATGTTTAAACAAGGAGCTGATAAAGAGAAGTATATCACACAAGATGATATTAAAGACGAAGGCGCAAGCGTGATCGCTCTGGACTTTGACCGACATTCACTAATAACAGGAGCTGCAACCAATACTGATGCTAGTGCTGGGTTGGCTGAACTCTCAAAGGAGTTTGGTACTCTCCTGTATGCTGAATCTAAATCCGCAGGGGAACTCTTCAAGGGTCGTATTTTCATATTCTTGAATAAAAGACATAATAAAAAAGTGTTTCAGAAGTATTTGGAACTATGGCTTTATCATAAATATGACAGTGGGTATATCATAAGCTGGCATTTAGATAACGCTCCATATTTCTTAGGTTGGAATTCTTTAAATGGATGTCATGTAAGACATGAGTATGTGGATGCTGTATCATTCAATGATTCTCATAAGTTGAATATCTACGATAAAAGCACTATGAAGATATATCATGGTGGTGCTTTGGTTTGGACAGCTGGTTATGCTGATCCTGAAATAAATATCTGTTCAACGGATATCAACCATAGATTACAGAAGTATGGGAAAGCAAATGATTTGATCTTGCCTACAAAGTGGAATCATAACGGGTGCATTCCTGTTAATGATCTTTTGAGTGATGAAGAGAAAAAAGAAGTCATTGAGCGAGCTAAAGTATCTAAAAAAGGATTGTTACGAGTTGTAGGTAAAACAGATACCGAAATAAGTAAATTATCTACAAGAGAGATTTTTGAAACAGCTTCGAGGCTGGTAAAAGATGGTGAATACCCATTAGATGGATTACTCCGTAGGTCTGATGGTATGATTAAGACTGCGCGTGAATTTGTAACGATATATAAAAATGGTGAAAGTGCGAACTTTGCTTATGAACCTAATCATAGAGCAGAAACAGGATATCTCTATATGAAAGGTGGTAAATTATTCGACTATCAGGGTGGTAATACAACTTTAATTAACCTAGTGGATATCAAGGGCTTTGAGAGGAAAGAGATAGATTATGAGGGTCAATACCTTCCGAAAGTGTACAAAGATGAAGTTGGCTTGATTGAATTCGCTGAAGCCCCTACAGGTGGAGGTAAATCCTATAACAGCTCATATAAGCCAGATACTATCTTTTTAGTACCTAAGCGCGCCTTGGGTCATAACCTATCATCCATGAATGGCTTTGTTTATATCGGCTCTACTGGTGATAAGAACGTATCTATTAAGCGTATGCAAGATATCCCAGAGGATAAGAAAGATTGTACCATCGTTATGACATATGATAAGTTTGCATGGTTGCACGCGGAGAGTTCTATGACCGATTATAAATTGATTATAGATGAAGCCCCTAACCTCTTGAAGTCTGAATATGATAAGTACACTAAGTTACGTGAAGAGTTGATAGCTGATATCTTCGATGGACTCTTCACTCATGTGAAATTCATTTCGGCTGACCCTTTCTATTATGAAAACTTTGAGTACTTTGTAGAAAATGGTGCTGTTAAATGGTCTGATATCGAGGTTAGAGCGTTCATTCCTAAGAAGGATAAAGAGATAGTTTTTGAAGCTACAACGGGCTTTACTAGCGAGGAGTATGCTGATTTAGCAAACCAGAGAACTATCGTATATTGTAACGATAAATCAAAGGGTAAACAATGGGCTGAAAGAATTGGTGGAGAGTTGATCTATGCTGGTGGAGATATAGATGCTGATATGATAGATAGAAATCCCGATAAAAATTATGTTTTTACCTCTGTGATAAGAGAGGGATTTAGTTTTACTAGTCATGTTGATAATATGATTATCGATGCGCGTACAAATACAGTTTGCGGAGTGAATACAGTTATTCAAGCGGCTTCTAGAGCGCGAACCAAGGCATCAAAATATCGTTTGGTACATTCCCTGAAGGAAAAGGAACATACTCAGTTCATGGCTCGGTTTTGCGATATTAAATTATATATTGAGCTTGGTGAGGTTTTCTATGAAGCGAATGGATATACACTAGATGAGAGAAAAGTTATCAAGTACTTGGAGCTATATAGCAATATCAATAAAGCAATCGATAATAACAACGATTATTTATCAATATTATCTTTGGTTGGATGCCGTATTGAACAAGTGGAGAAACTAGAGCAAAGAGATATAAATTTCATGGCTCAGAATCTTGCTAGAGCTGGTTATGGATTGGTGATGAATCCTAAAGCTAAGGTTGAAAAATTTGAGAAGGGTTCGAGTGATTCTGAGAAACCTACTTTGGATGATATCAAAATTCGTAATGGTAAAGAAGCGTACGATAGTTTTACGGATAAACATGGTGGGGAGTTTACCGTCAGACAGTTTACCAACTTTGTATATGGCTTGTATAAGGGCAAGAATAAGAAGAGACCTACCCTTTTAGCAGCTTGGGATTTTTATACTAAGGTGGGTATCAAGGTAGAGGTTATCGATGCGAATGGGAATGCAGTTAAGATGTACGCTACAAAGAAAAATATCCCCCCGAAGTGTAAAGTTAGGATTGAAGATATCGATGCTTTTTTTGGGAGAAGTTCTTTAGTGCCTCCTCCAGAACCTATGTTTTTATAG